AGGTCGGCTCGTCAGCGCGCTGGGTGAGGTCCTCACCATGCGCCTGACGCTCGGCTTCGCCGGCGGACCGGGCGACGTTGACGGTGACGGTCGCCTCGACCTCCGGGTGCAGCGAGACGATGACCTTGTGCAGGCCGATCGCCTTGATCGGGGTGTCGAGCTGGATCATGGCGCGCGACACGGTGATGCCGGCGGCGGTGATGGCGTCCGACAGGTCGCGGGCCGAGACCGAGCCGTAGAGCTGGCCGGTTTCGCCAGCCTGGCGGATCAGGGTGTAGGAGGTGCCGTCGAGCTCGGCGGCGACCGCCTCGGCGTCCTTCTTGAGCTCGAGGTTGCGGGCCTCGAGCTGGGCCTTCATGGCGTCGTACTTCTTGCGGTTGGCCTCGGTGGCGCGCAGCGCCTTGCCCTTGGGCAGCAGGAAGTTGCGGGCATAGCCCGGCTTCACGTCGACGACTTCGCCCATATAGCCGAGCTTGGCGACGCGCTCGAGAAGGATGACCTGCATTGTGGATACTCCGTTGGTTCGTTGAATGTCAGAGCGGGGTGGGAGGAGCGGGCGGCTGGCGCCGCGCGCGGATGTCGAAGAGCACGTCGGCAAGGCCGGCGAGCGCGACGAAGATCATCGGCCAGCCGATGACGAAGGTGAGGGCGTAGAGCAGGCCCAGCGCGAAGCCGCGCATGCCCCAGCCGCGGGTGATGTCATGGGCCAGGGCAAAGCCCTGAAGCGCATAGACCGCAAGGCTGACGGCGAGGATGATCGCCGCGATCTGCCCGGGAAAGC
This portion of the Phreatobacter oligotrophus genome encodes:
- the rplI gene encoding 50S ribosomal protein L9, whose amino-acid sequence is MQVILLERVAKLGYMGEVVDVKPGYARNFLLPKGKALRATEANRKKYDAMKAQLEARNLELKKDAEAVAAELDGTSYTLIRQAGETGQLYGSVSARDLSDAITAAGITVSRAMIQLDTPIKAIGLHKVIVSLHPEVEATVTVNVARSAGEAERQAHGEDLTQRADEPTFETFNPEEFGDAEA